A window from Leptothermofonsia sichuanensis E412 encodes these proteins:
- a CDS encoding TonB-dependent receptor — MSRWYPVVALRWVVGGLALLPLPGQAMPGASILLKPGETVITAQESPSPVPSPAPTLPVQADELDEDEEELIIIERILRQPVSTPGRGEATLRDSTRPTYVINREEIEQRGARTVREALRFLPGILGDGTVGSQVNSLSGQFIRGSNTGQVLILLDGRPVNNLGGGGFDLSEFTTDTIERIEVLPGGGSTLYGSDAIGGVINIITRRPSNRPFSVTAKASFGSYGYDDQTLQVSGTVNPVSYLLSYNRIQADYRYKFSIPEAGFRGELKNADTLYNNLNARLEVKLSDRTNLSFNTFYLPKEQGVPGGVPVPFPIFGQGFFNSLTDSNRKYTDQVLSDVTLRTQLGAGNDSILTARLYLDFLNTRFDNRTAFADTLSVVRGQAVLRRTPQIQQRFQTQQRSLGVQVQHNWKLAPNQTVIYGFDYRSTNVENLTQNLVTDVVRLNYDDRIGQGAVFAQYAIDILPQFTVSAGLRQDFSTLTNGSALSPSVGTKLLLGDTTLRANYIRNFRTPTLANLFNANPTNIGNPDLKPERGNSFDIGIDQKIGNFALLRLTYFNNTISDLIAFQRIAPPVNGISGTWQNLGKVRTQGLEAALNVQLVPNVFAFVGYTLNDPKILESVNPNEAGRELRFAGADKLNLGIWYENRSGWYAGLLMNSLSSYPTNNLNTEFLSGYTTFDFRLRVPMTRQLMLNFSVDNIFDQRYQVFAGFPDGGRMFQGGIRYEF; from the coding sequence ATGAGTCGTTGGTATCCTGTTGTCGCTTTGAGATGGGTTGTGGGCGGATTAGCTCTATTGCCGCTTCCTGGACAAGCGATGCCTGGTGCGTCAATCTTACTGAAACCGGGAGAAACAGTAATCACGGCACAAGAGTCGCCCAGTCCAGTCCCTAGCCCTGCTCCAACCCTGCCAGTCCAAGCGGATGAACTCGATGAGGATGAGGAAGAATTAATCATCATCGAGCGGATTCTCCGGCAACCTGTATCTACGCCAGGACGGGGAGAGGCGACGTTACGAGATTCTACCCGTCCCACTTATGTGATTAATCGGGAAGAAATTGAACAACGGGGAGCCAGAACCGTGCGAGAGGCTCTGCGCTTTTTGCCGGGAATTTTGGGAGATGGCACTGTCGGCAGTCAGGTTAACTCCCTCAGCGGGCAGTTTATTCGCGGCTCCAACACAGGGCAAGTACTGATTCTGCTAGACGGCCGTCCGGTGAATAATTTGGGGGGTGGTGGGTTTGATCTGTCAGAATTTACCACCGATACGATCGAGCGGATTGAGGTGTTGCCCGGTGGAGGCTCCACGCTGTATGGGTCAGATGCCATTGGGGGAGTGATCAACATTATTACTCGTCGTCCGAGCAATCGTCCCTTCAGTGTCACAGCAAAAGCCAGCTTTGGCAGCTATGGGTACGATGATCAAACCTTGCAAGTGAGCGGCACTGTCAATCCTGTTAGCTATTTACTCAGCTACAACCGGATTCAAGCAGATTATCGGTATAAGTTCTCGATTCCCGAAGCCGGATTTCGCGGCGAATTGAAGAATGCGGATACGTTGTATAACAACTTGAATGCGCGGTTAGAGGTGAAGTTGAGCGATCGCACCAACCTCAGCTTTAACACCTTCTACCTGCCCAAAGAACAGGGCGTTCCGGGTGGAGTGCCCGTGCCCTTTCCGATCTTTGGACAGGGCTTCTTCAACTCGCTAACGGATAGTAATCGCAAATATACCGACCAGGTTTTGAGTGATGTAACGCTGCGAACTCAATTAGGTGCTGGCAATGATTCTATACTCACCGCCAGATTGTATTTAGACTTTCTCAATACTCGATTTGATAATCGTACCGCCTTTGCCGATACTCTTTCGGTGGTACGGGGACAAGCTGTGTTACGCCGCACTCCCCAAATTCAGCAACGGTTTCAGACTCAGCAGCGATCGCTGGGCGTACAGGTACAACACAACTGGAAACTGGCTCCGAATCAAACGGTGATTTATGGCTTTGACTATCGCAGCACCAACGTGGAAAACCTGACTCAAAACCTGGTGACGGATGTGGTACGACTCAATTACGACGATCGCATTGGGCAGGGCGCGGTGTTTGCTCAATACGCGATCGATATTCTGCCCCAATTCACAGTCAGTGCGGGGTTGCGGCAAGACTTTAGTACGCTGACCAATGGTTCTGCCCTTTCTCCATCAGTTGGAACCAAATTGTTGTTAGGAGACACGACCCTCCGTGCCAACTACATTCGCAATTTTCGCACCCCAACCCTGGCAAATCTGTTCAACGCTAACCCCACCAACATTGGTAATCCTGATCTCAAACCAGAACGAGGCAATAGTTTTGATATCGGGATTGATCAAAAAATTGGCAACTTTGCCCTGTTGCGATTGACCTACTTCAATAACACTATTTCGGATCTGATCGCCTTCCAGCGCATTGCTCCTCCTGTGAACGGTATTTCTGGCACCTGGCAAAATTTGGGTAAAGTTCGCACTCAGGGGTTAGAGGCAGCACTGAATGTACAACTTGTGCCGAATGTGTTTGCGTTTGTGGGCTATACCCTCAATGATCCGAAGATTCTTGAAAGCGTGAATCCTAATGAGGCAGGCAGAGAACTTCGCTTTGCCGGAGCCGATAAACTAAACCTGGGCATCTGGTATGAGAATCGATCGGGCTGGTATGCCGGATTGCTAATGAACTCTCTGAGCAGCTACCCCACCAATAATCTCAATACGGAGTTTCTTTCTGGCTATACCACGTTTGATTTTAGATTGCGGGTTCCTATGACTCGTCAACTCATGCTCAATTTCAGTGTTGATAATATTTTCGATCAACGCTATCAAGTGTTCGCAGGGTTTCCAGACGGAGGGCGCATGTTTCAAGGAGGAATCAGATATGAGTTTTAA
- a CDS encoding (2Fe-2S) ferredoxin domain-containing protein — protein sequence MTQFSRQVTPLHRSTEESLPNGGRIEYEEFPVEIDVLGPLLYSLFHDHWQEVGLGHMVDGSVLELEFTQAPKIIRLYDGYLTVVAQGWHMHLCVEENQGGPDSATPEELRRKRLVSRAALYRRFNPRGQARSWGIQFWNGADERMMNVFLPNPFVGENEDLLPENKPDRTKLKLYDQLREIYVLGNAPIPYETNPLKRPFISVCRSSRCNPSLNWQPIYEALQNAVEQADLEVDVIHSGCLEVCKLGPVVFYSNDRTWYTRVTPELAHQIVQKHLEKGEKIESHLYPPVATPW from the coding sequence ATGACCCAATTTAGTCGCCAGGTGACACCGTTGCACCGATCAACTGAGGAGTCGTTACCCAATGGAGGGCGGATTGAGTACGAAGAGTTTCCAGTCGAGATTGATGTGTTAGGTCCACTGCTCTATTCGCTGTTTCATGACCATTGGCAAGAGGTGGGCTTGGGTCACATGGTAGACGGCAGCGTGTTGGAATTGGAGTTTACCCAGGCTCCTAAAATTATTCGCCTGTACGATGGTTATTTAACCGTGGTTGCCCAAGGTTGGCATATGCATTTATGTGTGGAGGAAAATCAGGGAGGACCTGATTCTGCCACACCAGAAGAACTACGACGGAAACGGTTAGTCAGTCGTGCTGCCCTGTACCGACGGTTCAATCCACGCGGTCAGGCACGCAGTTGGGGCATTCAGTTTTGGAATGGGGCAGACGAACGGATGATGAATGTGTTTTTGCCGAATCCGTTTGTCGGTGAGAATGAAGATTTGCTACCAGAGAACAAGCCCGATCGCACCAAGCTGAAATTGTATGATCAGTTGCGCGAAATTTATGTGTTGGGCAATGCGCCCATCCCTTATGAAACAAATCCGTTGAAGCGCCCGTTTATCTCCGTCTGTCGCTCCAGTCGATGTAATCCATCACTCAATTGGCAACCCATTTATGAGGCGTTGCAGAATGCCGTAGAGCAAGCAGATTTGGAGGTAGACGTGATTCATTCCGGTTGCTTAGAGGTCTGCAAATTGGGTCCAGTCGTGTTTTACTCGAATGACCGCACCTGGTATACCCGCGTCACGCCTGAGTTGGCACATCAAATCGTGCAGAAGCATCTTGAGAAGGGCGAAAAAATCGAGTCTCATTTGTATCCTCCGGTTGCAACACCATGGTGA
- the cobW gene encoding cobalamin biosynthesis protein CobW: MHKIPVTVVTGFLGAGKTTLVRHLLQNNQGRRIAVLVNEFGEMGIDGELLRSCRVCDDDEDPNNNILELANGCLCCTVQEEFLPTMQELLKRRDRLDCILIETSGLALPKPLVQAFRWPEIRTGATVDGVVTVVDCEALANGQFVGDLDALEAQRQADDSLEHETPIEELFEDQLACADMVLLTKVDRVDLKTQNRIQQWLQKELSNGVKIVPCNQGQISPDLLLGFNAAVEDNLDSRPSHHDTEEEHEHDEDITSVHVVLDQAFEPTELVSRLQSLVQQHEIYRIKGFVAVPNKVMRLVVQGVGNRFDTFYDRPWQPDEPHQTRLVFIGRSLQQNQISTALLATCA; the protein is encoded by the coding sequence ATGCACAAAATTCCCGTAACCGTGGTGACAGGCTTTTTAGGAGCCGGAAAGACAACGCTTGTGCGCCATTTGTTGCAAAACAATCAGGGTCGCCGCATTGCAGTATTAGTCAACGAGTTTGGCGAAATGGGGATTGATGGTGAATTACTGCGATCGTGTCGCGTGTGTGATGACGACGAAGACCCAAATAACAATATTCTGGAACTAGCAAATGGATGTTTGTGTTGCACCGTGCAGGAGGAGTTTTTGCCCACGATGCAGGAGTTGTTAAAGCGGCGCGATCGCCTTGACTGTATTCTCATCGAAACTTCTGGGTTAGCCCTACCGAAGCCGCTGGTGCAAGCCTTTCGTTGGCCCGAAATTCGCACAGGTGCAACTGTAGATGGAGTGGTCACGGTCGTGGATTGTGAAGCACTTGCGAACGGACAGTTTGTCGGTGATTTAGACGCACTCGAAGCGCAACGTCAAGCTGATGACAGCCTGGAACATGAAACTCCGATCGAAGAACTGTTTGAGGATCAGTTGGCCTGCGCTGACATGGTGCTGCTGACCAAAGTCGATCGAGTTGATCTGAAAACCCAAAACAGAATTCAGCAATGGCTACAAAAAGAGCTATCTAATGGCGTGAAAATTGTGCCCTGCAACCAGGGGCAAATTAGCCCAGATTTGTTGCTGGGATTCAATGCGGCAGTGGAAGATAACCTCGACTCCCGTCCCAGTCATCATGATACGGAGGAAGAGCATGAACATGATGAAGACATTACTTCGGTTCATGTTGTGCTAGACCAGGCATTTGAACCCACGGAGTTGGTTAGCCGCTTGCAATCGCTGGTGCAGCAGCATGAAATTTACCGGATTAAGGGCTTTGTGGCAGTGCCCAATAAGGTAATGCGGTTAGTCGTTCAGGGCGTAGGGAATCGGTTTGACACCTTTTATGATCGCCCTTGGCAACCCGATGAACCCCATCAAACTCGATTGGTTTTCATTGGGCGATCGCTCCAGCAAAACCAGATTTCTACAGCCCTGCTAGCTACCTGCGCCTGA